The following coding sequences are from one Reyranella humidisoli window:
- the aroC gene encoding chorismate synthase has product MAGSSFGTLFRFTSWGESHGLAIGCVVDGTPPRIPLTEAEIQVWMDKRRPGQSRFVTQRQEPDQVKILSGVFEGVTTGTPIGLHIDNVDQRSRDYGEIKDQFRPSHADYTYDRKYGVRDYRGGGRQSARETAVRVAAGAIARKILGDGVTIRGAVIQIGTQKIDRANWDWDATGDNPFWCPDRQAAQGWEGYLDDVRKRGSSCGAVIEVVASGVPVGLGDPVYDKLDADLAKALMSINAVKGVEIGDGFATAAMSGEDNADEMRMRDGAPAFLSNHAGGILGGISTGQDIVCRLAVKPTSSILTPVRSVDRNGRDIELRTKGRHDPCVGIRGTPVAEAMMACVLADHLLRHRAQCG; this is encoded by the coding sequence ATGGCCGGCAGCAGTTTCGGCACCCTTTTCCGGTTCACCAGCTGGGGCGAAAGCCACGGGCTAGCGATCGGCTGCGTGGTCGACGGGACGCCGCCGCGCATCCCGCTGACCGAGGCCGAGATCCAGGTCTGGATGGACAAGCGCCGTCCCGGCCAGTCGCGCTTCGTCACCCAGCGCCAGGAACCCGACCAGGTGAAGATCCTGTCGGGCGTCTTCGAGGGCGTGACGACCGGCACCCCGATCGGGCTGCACATCGACAATGTCGACCAGCGCAGCCGCGACTACGGTGAGATCAAGGACCAGTTCCGGCCGAGCCACGCCGACTACACCTACGACAGGAAGTACGGCGTCCGTGACTATCGCGGCGGCGGCCGGCAATCGGCGCGCGAAACCGCGGTGCGTGTCGCGGCCGGCGCCATCGCCCGCAAGATCCTGGGCGACGGCGTCACCATCCGCGGCGCCGTGATCCAGATCGGCACCCAGAAGATCGACCGGGCCAACTGGGACTGGGACGCCACCGGCGACAATCCCTTCTGGTGTCCAGACCGCCAGGCCGCGCAAGGCTGGGAAGGCTATCTCGACGACGTGCGCAAGCGCGGCAGCTCGTGCGGCGCCGTGATCGAGGTCGTGGCCTCGGGCGTCCCCGTCGGTCTCGGCGATCCGGTCTACGACAAGCTCGATGCCGATCTCGCCAAGGCGCTGATGAGCATAAATGCCGTGAAGGGCGTGGAGATCGGCGACGGTTTCGCCACCGCGGCGATGAGCGGCGAGGACAACGCCGACGAGATGCGCATGCGCGACGGCGCCCCGGCCTTTCTCAGCAACCATGCCGGCGGCATCCTGGGCGGCATCTCGACCGGGCAGGACATTGTCTGCCGCCTCGCGGTGAAACCCACCAGCTCGATCCTGACGCCAGTCCGCAGCGTCGACCGCAACGGGCGCGACATCGAGTTGCGCACCAAGGGCCGCCACGATCCCTGTGTCGGCATCCGCGGTACGCCGGTGGCCGAGGCCATGATGGCCTGCGTGCTGGCCGACCATCTGCTGCGCCACCGCGCGCAGTGTGGGTAG
- the fabI gene encoding enoyl-ACP reductase FabI yields the protein MIAAAQLMAGKKGLVMGVANERSIAWGIAKACHDQGAEVAFTFQGEALEKRVRPLAGSIGAKIIEPCDVTNPASIDAVFAKLEKEWGKLDFVVHAIAFSNKDELRGRYLETSSDNFNLTMNVSVYSFTAVSQRAVPLMKDGGSLLTLTYYGAERVIPHYNVMGVAKAALEASVRYLAADLGEQKIRVNAISAGPIKTLAFAGINDGRYILKWNELNSPLKRNVTTEEVGNAGLYLLSDLGTGVTGEVMHVDAGYHVVGMINTSSAKQIAELLGNFEGE from the coding sequence ATGATCGCTGCTGCACAACTGATGGCCGGTAAAAAAGGCCTCGTCATGGGCGTCGCCAATGAGCGCTCGATCGCTTGGGGCATTGCCAAGGCCTGCCACGACCAGGGGGCCGAGGTGGCCTTCACCTTCCAGGGCGAGGCGCTGGAAAAGCGCGTGCGCCCCCTGGCCGGCTCGATCGGCGCCAAGATCATCGAACCTTGCGACGTCACCAACCCTGCCAGCATCGACGCGGTCTTCGCCAAGCTGGAAAAGGAATGGGGCAAGCTGGACTTCGTGGTCCACGCCATCGCCTTCTCCAACAAGGACGAGCTGCGCGGCCGCTACCTCGAAACCTCGTCGGACAATTTCAATCTCACCATGAACGTGAGTGTCTACTCCTTCACAGCGGTGTCGCAACGCGCCGTGCCGCTGATGAAGGATGGCGGCAGCCTCCTCACCCTCACTTACTACGGTGCAGAGCGTGTGATCCCCCACTACAACGTCATGGGCGTCGCCAAGGCGGCCCTTGAGGCCAGCGTGCGCTACCTGGCGGCCGACCTGGGCGAGCAGAAGATCCGCGTCAACGCGATCTCCGCCGGCCCGATCAAGACGCTGGCCTTCGCCGGCATCAACGATGGCCGCTATATACTGAAGTGGAACGAGCTGAACTCGCCCCTGAAGCGCAACGTCACGACGGAGGAAGTCGGCAATGCCGGCCTCTACCTCCTGTCCGACCTCGGCACAGGCGTCACCGGCGAAGTCATGCACGTCGACGCCGGCTACCATGTGGTCGGCATGATCAACACATCGTCCGCGAAGCAGATCGCCGAATTGCTCGGCAACTTCGAAGGCGAGTAG
- the pdxH gene encoding pyridoxamine 5'-phosphate oxidase: MIRETTDPLELFGTWYAEAATSEPNDPSAMALATVGPDGTPAVRMVLLKDYDAAGFVFYTNYESRKGNHLLAHPKAALLFHWKSLRRQVRLEGPVTKTTAAEADAYFASRARGSQVGAWASEQSRPLESRFALEKRVAEFGAKHLVGAVPRPPHWSGFRLQPTLIEFWQDGAFRLHDRLEYRRGSTAESWTTRTLYP; the protein is encoded by the coding sequence ATGATCAGGGAAACGACCGATCCGCTGGAGCTTTTCGGCACATGGTACGCCGAAGCCGCTACTTCCGAGCCGAACGACCCCTCCGCCATGGCCCTCGCCACGGTCGGTCCCGACGGCACGCCGGCCGTCCGCATGGTCCTTTTGAAGGATTACGATGCCGCCGGCTTCGTATTTTACACCAATTATGAAAGCCGGAAGGGCAACCACCTGCTGGCCCATCCCAAGGCCGCCCTGCTGTTTCACTGGAAATCCCTGCGCCGGCAGGTTCGCCTGGAAGGGCCCGTGACCAAGACCACGGCGGCCGAGGCGGACGCTTATTTCGCCAGCCGCGCCCGCGGCAGCCAGGTCGGCGCCTGGGCCTCGGAACAGTCGCGTCCCCTGGAGAGCCGGTTCGCGCTCGAAAAGCGCGTGGCGGAGTTCGGCGCCAAGCACCTTGTGGGCGCCGTGCCGCGGCCGCCGCACTGGTCGGGCTTCCGGCTGCAGCCGACCCTGATCGAGTTCTGGCAGGATGGCGCCTTCCGGCTGCACGACCGGCTGGAGTACCGGCGCGGGTCCACGGCCGAATCGTGGACCACGCGAACCCTCTATCCCTGA
- a CDS encoding cation diffusion facilitator family transporter, translating into MAMEPQRLMRLATVASMSVALILIVAKLAAWRITDSVSMLSSLVDTSLDLVSSMVTFLAVRHALVPADDDHRFGHGKAEGLAGLVQAGFIAASGCALLVAVVERLGNPKQVREEMVGLVISGLAIVLTAVLVSFQRYVVRRSGSLAIGADMAHYATDLVATLLTGGGLFLSGLLDLPLIDSGVAGVVALYLLHGGWKVGRASLDVLMDRELPADESKRIEEIARSHAGVIDVHELRTRSGGLTKFVQLHIEVARDLSLVDGHEIGQEVEMEIARAFPAAEIIVHVDPAPAV; encoded by the coding sequence ATGGCGATGGAGCCCCAACGGCTGATGCGGCTGGCGACCGTCGCGTCGATGTCGGTGGCGCTCATCCTCATCGTCGCCAAGCTGGCGGCGTGGCGCATCACCGATTCGGTCAGCATGCTCTCGTCGCTGGTCGACACCTCGCTCGACCTCGTGAGCTCGATGGTGACGTTCCTGGCCGTGCGCCACGCGCTGGTACCGGCGGACGACGATCATCGTTTCGGACATGGCAAGGCCGAGGGGCTGGCGGGCCTCGTGCAGGCGGGCTTCATCGCGGCCTCCGGCTGCGCTCTTCTCGTCGCGGTCGTGGAGCGGCTGGGTAATCCCAAGCAGGTCCGGGAAGAGATGGTGGGGCTCGTCATCAGCGGGCTGGCCATCGTCCTCACCGCGGTTCTCGTTTCCTTTCAAAGATATGTCGTGCGGCGGAGCGGTTCGCTGGCGATCGGCGCCGACATGGCGCACTACGCGACCGACCTGGTCGCCACTCTTCTGACCGGCGGCGGACTGTTCCTGTCGGGCCTGCTGGACCTGCCTCTGATCGACAGCGGCGTGGCGGGCGTGGTGGCGCTCTACCTGCTCCACGGGGGATGGAAGGTGGGGCGTGCGTCGCTCGATGTGCTGATGGATCGCGAGTTGCCGGCCGATGAATCGAAGCGGATCGAGGAGATCGCACGCAGCCATGCCGGCGTGATCGACGTGCACGAGTTGCGGACCCGCTCGGGTGGTCTCACCAAGTTCGTCCAGCTCCATATCGAAGTCGCGCGGGACCTGTCGCTGGTCGACGGGCATGAGATTGGCCAGGAGGTCGAGATGGAGATCGCCAGGGCCTTCCCGGCCGCGGAAATCATCGTTCACGTCGATCCAGCCCCTGCCGTGTGA
- a CDS encoding AAA family ATPase, with protein sequence MTARPSFIVEDQSETVAFLEAELKPERRIDTHGAVVFLCRERAYKLKRAVKFPYMDFSTESRRAAMCAAEIDVNRRSAPEIYLGIAPVLRRAGRLVLGEVGGPADNAVDWLVVMRRFDEEGLLDRMAARGALTLDLMAALGARVAQFHDGLPAIASGFCAPDDYRHSVAADVRQMREAGERLDPATSEALADAMPRSLEPFVDLVARRVAAGAIRRCHGDLHLRNIVTLNGQPVPFDAIEFSDKIANIDVLYDLAFTLMDLARQGLGALANRLLNEWLWRVRETEGASHEEALVLLPMFLARRAAIRAYVDSAVTAVSGADNAPARAYQEAALEFLKPVPPRLVAIGGLSGSGKTTLALKMAPEIGRTPGAVVVRTDVERKRQAGIALEERMPAGSYSPEASARIYAAFMARAERVLRAGHSVVLDAVFARPAERVAAEALAHKVGVPFQGIWLDVPKDVAQRRVTDRKGDASDATSDVVERQFDYDLGRIDWERR encoded by the coding sequence ATGACCGCTCGCCCGTCATTCATCGTCGAGGACCAGTCCGAGACCGTCGCCTTCCTCGAAGCCGAGCTGAAGCCGGAGCGGAGGATCGACACGCATGGCGCCGTCGTCTTCCTCTGCCGCGAGCGTGCCTACAAGCTGAAGCGCGCCGTGAAGTTTCCCTACATGGATTTCTCGACAGAGAGCCGGCGCGCGGCGATGTGCGCGGCCGAAATCGACGTCAACCGGCGGTCGGCACCGGAAATCTATCTCGGCATCGCCCCGGTCCTGCGCCGCGCGGGCCGGCTGGTCCTCGGCGAGGTCGGCGGACCGGCGGACAATGCCGTCGACTGGCTGGTCGTGATGCGCCGCTTCGACGAGGAGGGGCTGCTCGATCGCATGGCGGCGCGCGGGGCGCTGACGCTGGACCTGATGGCGGCGCTGGGCGCGCGCGTGGCTCAGTTCCATGACGGGCTTCCGGCCATCGCCTCGGGCTTCTGCGCGCCCGATGACTATCGCCACTCGGTTGCGGCCGACGTGCGCCAGATGCGCGAGGCGGGTGAACGGCTGGACCCGGCGACCAGCGAGGCGCTGGCCGACGCGATGCCGCGCTCGCTCGAGCCCTTCGTCGATCTCGTGGCGCGCCGCGTCGCGGCCGGCGCAATCCGCCGCTGTCACGGTGACCTGCACCTGCGGAACATCGTGACGCTGAACGGCCAGCCGGTGCCGTTCGACGCCATCGAATTCTCCGACAAGATCGCCAACATCGACGTGCTCTACGATCTCGCGTTCACGCTGATGGACCTGGCGCGACAGGGGCTGGGCGCATTGGCCAATCGCCTGCTGAACGAATGGCTGTGGCGGGTCCGCGAGACCGAAGGAGCCTCGCACGAGGAGGCGCTGGTGCTGCTGCCCATGTTCCTCGCGCGCCGCGCCGCGATCCGCGCCTATGTCGATTCCGCCGTCACCGCCGTGAGCGGCGCCGACAATGCCCCGGCGCGCGCCTATCAGGAAGCGGCCCTCGAGTTCCTGAAGCCCGTGCCGCCGCGTCTGGTCGCGATCGGCGGCCTGTCGGGCAGCGGCAAGACCACGCTCGCCTTGAAGATGGCGCCGGAGATCGGCCGCACCCCCGGGGCGGTCGTCGTGCGCACCGACGTCGAGCGCAAGCGGCAGGCGGGAATCGCGCTGGAGGAGCGCATGCCGGCCGGCAGTTATTCGCCGGAGGCGTCGGCCCGGATCTACGCCGCTTTCATGGCGCGCGCCGAGCGCGTGCTGAGGGCAGGGCACAGCGTCGTGCTCGACGCGGTCTTCGCGCGCCCCGCTGAACGGGTGGCGGCCGAGGCGCTGGCGCACAAGGTCGGTGTGCCGTTCCAGGGAATCTGGCTCGATGTCCCGAAGGACGTCGCGCAGCGGCGCGTGACGGACCGCAAGGGCGATGCTTCCGACGCCACGTCCGACGTGGTCGAACGTCAGTTCGACTACGATCTCGGTCGCATCGACTGGGAGCGACGCTAA
- the uvrA gene encoding excinuclease ABC subunit UvrA, whose amino-acid sequence MAKSRLQTAEPHRFISVRGAREHNLKNVDVDLPRDRLVVITGLSGSGKSSLAFDTIYAEGQRRYVESLSAYARQFLELMQKPDVDSIEGLSPAISIEQKTTSRNPRSTVGTVTEIYDYLRLLFARVGVPYSPATGLPIESQTVSQMVDRIKTMPDGTRLYLMAPIVRGRKGEYRKELQELQRKGFQRVKVDGKLYEIADAPALDKKYKHDIDVVVDRIVVKPDLGNRLADSIETALTLAEGLAIAENADNGERTVFSARFACPVSGFTIEEIEPRLFSFNAPQGACPSCDGLGVKMFFDPEMVIPDDRLSLSEGAVAPWADSSGQYYMQTLDSIAKHFKVKTSMPWRDLPKKVRDTILYGSGSESVAMRYDDGIRQYQTTKPFEGVIPNLDRRWKETDSSWVREELERFQHESKCETCNGARLKPEALAVKIAGLNISQTTEFSIGEAVQWFLALDPKLTSKQREIAARILKEINERLGFLDNVGLSYLTLNRTSGTLSGGESQRIRLASQIGSGLTGVLYVLDEPSIGLHQRDNDRLLKTLTRLRDLGNTVLVVEHDEDAIRAADYLVDMGPGAGAHGGNVIAQGTPEEVMRNSASLTGQYLSGFRQVPIPKVRREPPPRNGRWLTLKGAKENNLQDVTASIPLGTFTCVTGVSGSGKSTLIVETLYKALAKKLNNAREHAGAHASLEGVNHLDKIVDIDQSPIGRTPRSNPATYTGAFSPIRDWFSQLPESTERGYKPGRFSFNVKGGRCEACQGDGVIKIEMHFLPDVYVECDVCKGKRYNRETLEIVFRGKSIADVLDMTVDEGCEFFKAVPIIRDKLLTLQQVGLGYIHIGQQATTLSGGEAQRVKLAKELSRRATGRTLYILDEPTTGLHFEDVRKLLEVLHRLVETGNTVLVIEHNLEVIKTADWVLDMGPDGGSGGGRLVAEGPPEAIVKVPDSYTGQYLARLLPRSASTKKRA is encoded by the coding sequence ATGGCCAAGTCACGCTTACAAACTGCCGAACCGCATCGCTTCATCTCCGTCCGGGGAGCGCGCGAGCACAATCTCAAGAATGTCGACGTCGACCTGCCGCGCGACCGGCTGGTCGTGATCACCGGTCTCTCGGGCTCGGGAAAATCCTCGCTCGCCTTCGACACGATCTACGCCGAGGGCCAGCGCCGCTACGTCGAGAGTCTCTCGGCCTATGCGCGCCAGTTCCTCGAGCTGATGCAGAAGCCCGACGTCGATTCGATCGAGGGCCTGTCGCCCGCGATCTCGATCGAGCAGAAGACGACCTCGCGCAACCCGCGCTCGACGGTCGGCACCGTCACCGAGATCTACGATTATCTGCGCCTGCTGTTCGCGCGCGTCGGCGTGCCCTACTCGCCCGCCACCGGGCTGCCGATCGAAAGCCAGACCGTTTCCCAGATGGTCGACCGCATCAAGACGATGCCGGACGGCACGCGCCTCTATCTCATGGCGCCGATCGTGCGCGGCCGAAAGGGCGAGTATCGCAAGGAGCTGCAGGAGCTGCAGCGCAAGGGCTTCCAGAGGGTCAAGGTCGACGGCAAGCTCTACGAGATCGCCGACGCACCGGCTCTCGACAAGAAATACAAGCACGACATCGACGTGGTGGTGGACCGCATCGTCGTGAAGCCGGATCTCGGCAACCGTCTTGCCGATTCGATCGAGACCGCACTCACGCTCGCCGAAGGTCTGGCCATCGCCGAGAACGCCGATAACGGCGAACGCACGGTCTTCTCGGCCCGCTTCGCCTGTCCGGTCTCGGGCTTCACCATCGAGGAAATCGAACCGCGCCTGTTCTCGTTCAACGCGCCGCAGGGCGCCTGCCCTTCCTGCGACGGGCTGGGCGTAAAGATGTTCTTCGATCCCGAGATGGTGATTCCGGACGACCGGCTCTCGCTCTCGGAGGGCGCGGTCGCGCCGTGGGCCGATTCGTCGGGCCAGTATTACATGCAGACGCTCGACAGCATCGCCAAGCACTTCAAGGTGAAGACCTCGATGCCGTGGCGCGACCTGCCGAAGAAGGTGCGCGACACGATCCTCTACGGCAGCGGCAGCGAGTCCGTCGCCATGCGCTACGACGACGGCATCCGCCAGTACCAGACGACCAAGCCGTTCGAGGGCGTGATCCCCAATCTCGACCGCCGCTGGAAGGAGACCGATTCCTCCTGGGTGCGCGAGGAGCTTGAGCGCTTCCAGCATGAGAGCAAGTGCGAGACCTGCAACGGCGCCCGCCTCAAGCCCGAAGCGCTGGCCGTTAAGATCGCCGGCCTCAACATCAGCCAGACGACCGAGTTCTCGATCGGCGAGGCGGTGCAGTGGTTCCTGGCGCTCGACCCCAAGCTCACGTCGAAACAGCGCGAGATTGCCGCCCGCATCCTCAAGGAGATCAACGAGCGGCTGGGCTTCCTCGACAATGTCGGCCTCTCCTACCTGACATTGAACCGCACCTCCGGCACGCTGTCCGGCGGCGAAAGCCAGCGCATCCGCCTTGCCTCCCAGATCGGCTCGGGCCTGACGGGCGTGCTCTACGTGCTCGACGAGCCGTCGATCGGCCTGCACCAGCGCGACAACGACCGGCTGCTGAAGACGCTCACGCGCCTGCGCGACCTCGGCAACACGGTGCTGGTGGTCGAGCATGACGAGGACGCGATCCGTGCCGCCGACTATCTCGTCGACATGGGCCCCGGCGCCGGCGCGCACGGTGGCAACGTGATCGCGCAGGGCACGCCCGAGGAGGTCATGCGCAACAGCGCGAGCCTCACCGGCCAGTATCTTTCCGGCTTCCGCCAGGTTCCGATCCCCAAGGTGCGCCGCGAGCCGCCACCCCGGAACGGCCGCTGGCTCACCCTGAAGGGCGCCAAGGAGAACAATCTCCAGGACGTCACCGCCAGCATCCCGCTCGGCACCTTCACCTGCGTCACCGGCGTGTCGGGCAGCGGCAAGTCCACGCTGATCGTCGAGACGCTCTACAAGGCGCTCGCGAAGAAGCTCAATAATGCGCGCGAGCATGCCGGCGCGCATGCCTCCCTCGAAGGCGTGAACCATCTCGACAAGATCGTCGACATCGACCAGTCACCGATCGGCCGCACGCCGCGCTCCAATCCCGCGACTTATACGGGCGCCTTCTCGCCGATCCGCGACTGGTTCTCGCAACTGCCCGAATCGACCGAGCGCGGCTACAAGCCCGGCCGCTTCTCCTTCAACGTGAAGGGCGGCCGCTGCGAGGCCTGCCAGGGCGACGGCGTCATCAAGATCGAGATGCATTTCCTGCCCGATGTCTACGTCGAGTGCGACGTCTGCAAGGGCAAGCGCTACAATCGCGAGACGCTGGAGATCGTGTTCCGCGGCAAGTCGATCGCCGACGTTCTCGACATGACGGTCGACGAGGGCTGCGAGTTCTTCAAGGCGGTGCCGATCATCCGCGACAAGCTGCTGACGCTTCAGCAGGTCGGTCTCGGCTACATCCATATCGGCCAGCAGGCGACGACGCTCTCGGGCGGCGAAGCGCAGCGGGTCAAGCTCGCCAAGGAACTGTCGCGCCGCGCCACCGGCCGCACGCTCTACATTCTCGACGAGCCGACCACCGGTCTTCATTTCGAGGACGTGCGCAAGCTGCTCGAAGTGCTGCATCGCCTGGTCGAGACCGGCAACACGGTGCTGGTGATCGAGCACAATCTCGAAGTCATCAAGACGGCCGACTGGGTCCTCGACATGGGGCCCGACGGCGGATCGGGTGGCGGCCGACTGGTTGCCGAAGGCCCGCCCGAAGCGATCGTGAAGGTCCCCGACAGCTACACCGGCCAATATCTCGCCCGCCTGCTTCCACGCAGCGCTTCGACCAAGAAGCGCGCCTGA
- a CDS encoding MFS transporter has translation MSKPFHVPQVSTGQAYAMLGGAALMMTLAMGIRQNLGLFQAPASRELGIAISDFALAISVQQVAWGVSQPIAGVFADKYGTRWVALIGSVLFILGIWLTATAQSLFPIILGAGVLIGVSLACTTSGITANIAARVVEPGRRTLAFGLVSAAGSVGTMVTAPIAAYLLNTDGWRAAVWAFVILALAMLPAAWIGSRADKLPNSLSTDRNLTLGGALDEARRHSGYVVLSLAFFVCGLQLVFITTHLPTYLAQCGMDASYSAVALMLIGGFNILSSWLFGWLGDKYPKRLLLGAIYLLRSLTVALFFLFPPTPLSVVLFGAAMGTLWLGVIPLVNGLVVQIFGLRFLSTLTGIAFLSHQAGSFLGAWGGGYLYDLMGSYDLAWKIGVLIGLIAGTAQLLMNDRPTARVLAAQASPA, from the coding sequence ATGAGCAAACCCTTTCACGTCCCCCAGGTCTCGACCGGCCAGGCCTACGCCATGCTGGGCGGCGCGGCCCTGATGATGACCCTGGCAATGGGCATCCGGCAGAATCTCGGCCTGTTCCAGGCGCCGGCCTCCCGGGAACTCGGCATCGCGATCTCCGACTTCGCCCTCGCGATATCCGTCCAGCAGGTGGCCTGGGGCGTCAGCCAGCCGATTGCCGGCGTCTTCGCCGACAAATACGGGACGCGCTGGGTCGCCCTAATCGGCAGCGTGCTCTTCATCCTCGGCATCTGGCTGACGGCGACGGCGCAGAGCCTCTTCCCCATCATCCTGGGCGCCGGCGTGCTGATCGGCGTGTCGCTGGCCTGCACGACGTCCGGCATCACGGCAAACATCGCCGCGCGCGTCGTCGAGCCCGGCCGCCGCACACTGGCCTTCGGCCTGGTCTCGGCGGCCGGCTCGGTCGGCACCATGGTGACCGCACCGATTGCCGCCTATCTCCTGAATACCGACGGCTGGCGGGCCGCCGTCTGGGCCTTCGTGATCCTGGCCCTGGCGATGCTGCCGGCCGCCTGGATCGGCAGTCGGGCCGACAAGCTGCCCAACAGCCTGTCGACGGACCGCAATCTCACCCTGGGGGGCGCCCTCGACGAAGCGCGGCGCCACAGCGGCTACGTCGTGCTGTCGCTGGCCTTCTTCGTCTGCGGCCTGCAGCTCGTTTTCATCACCACCCACCTCCCGACCTATCTCGCCCAATGCGGCATGGACGCCTCCTACAGCGCCGTGGCGCTGATGCTGATCGGCGGATTCAACATCCTGAGTTCGTGGTTGTTCGGTTGGCTGGGTGACAAATACCCCAAGCGCCTGCTGCTGGGTGCGATCTACCTGCTGCGCTCGCTGACCGTGGCGCTGTTCTTCCTGTTCCCACCCACGCCACTCTCGGTCGTGCTGTTCGGGGCCGCCATGGGCACGCTGTGGCTGGGGGTAATTCCCCTGGTCAACGGGCTGGTGGTGCAGATCTTCGGCCTGCGCTTCCTGTCGACCCTGACCGGCATCGCCTTCCTCAGCCACCAGGCCGGTTCCTTCCTCGGCGCCTGGGGCGGCGGCTATCTCTACGACCTGATGGGCTCCTATGACCTCGCCTGGAAGATCGGCGTCCTGATCGGCCTGATTGCGGGCACCGCGCAGCTCCTGATGAACGACCGGCCGACGGCACGGGTGCTGGCAGCGCAAGCATCGCCAGCGTGA
- the ssb gene encoding single-stranded DNA-binding protein encodes MAGSVNKVILVGNLGRDPEVKSMQDGRSLVNMSVATSETWRDRNSGERKERTEWHRVVIFNDKLAEVAQKFLKKGAKIYLEGQLTTRKWTDQSGQERYTTEVVIPRFGGSLTMLDGRSGGGEGGGGGGGMDDDYGGGMGGGGGGASSGGGGGGGRAAPRGKAELDDDIPF; translated from the coding sequence ATGGCGGGCAGCGTCAACAAAGTCATTCTCGTCGGAAATCTCGGCCGCGACCCCGAAGTGAAATCCATGCAGGATGGGCGTTCGCTGGTGAACATGTCGGTGGCGACCTCCGAGACCTGGCGCGACCGCAACAGCGGCGAGCGCAAGGAGCGCACCGAGTGGCACCGCGTCGTGATCTTCAACGACAAGCTGGCCGAGGTCGCCCAGAAGTTCCTGAAGAAGGGCGCCAAGATCTATCTCGAGGGCCAGCTCACCACCCGCAAGTGGACCGACCAGAGCGGCCAGGAACGCTATACGACCGAGGTCGTCATCCCGCGCTTTGGCGGTTCGCTCACCATGCTCGACGGTCGCAGCGGTGGCGGTGAAGGCGGCGGCGGTGGCGGCGGCATGGACGATGACTACGGCGGCGGCATGGGCGGCGGCGGTGGCGGTGCGTCCAGCGGTGGGGGTGGCGGCGGTGGCCGTGCGGCTCCCCGCGGCAAGGCCGAACTCGACGACGACATTCCGTTCTAG
- a CDS encoding HAD family hydrolase has protein sequence MPPESALARPSVVVFDMGGVLIDYNPRHLYRKLIPHEAEMEDFLARVTTREWHTRQDYDGDPATATRELQALHPGKEALISAYYDRFDEMLAHTFEPTTALVERLGSAKVPLYLLSNAPGFLDAWLRGPARTTHPFVRHFRDYVVSGHVGCWKPDAAIFDLTCRLGGFKPQDAVFIDDVLANVDGARATGMSGIHHRSPEQTIAELRALGFPA, from the coding sequence TTGCCCCCAGAAAGTGCCCTTGCCCGCCCCTCCGTAGTCGTCTTCGACATGGGTGGCGTCCTGATCGACTACAATCCGCGCCACCTCTACCGGAAGCTGATCCCGCACGAAGCGGAGATGGAGGATTTTCTGGCCAGGGTGACCACGCGGGAGTGGCACACGCGGCAGGACTATGACGGCGATCCGGCCACCGCGACGCGCGAACTGCAGGCGCTCCATCCGGGCAAAGAGGCGCTGATCTCAGCCTACTACGACCGTTTCGACGAGATGCTCGCACACACGTTCGAGCCGACGACGGCCCTCGTCGAGCGGCTGGGCAGCGCCAAGGTCCCGCTTTACCTGCTCTCCAACGCCCCGGGCTTCCTCGACGCCTGGCTGCGCGGCCCGGCGCGCACGACGCATCCGTTCGTGAGGCATTTCCGCGACTATGTGGTGTCCGGCCATGTCGGCTGCTGGAAGCCCGACGCGGCGATCTTCGACCTGACGTGCCGCCTCGGCGGCTTCAAGCCGCAGGATGCCGTCTTCATCGACGACGTCCTGGCAAATGTCGACGGCGCGCGCGCCACCGGCATGAGCGGCATCCATCACCGCTCGCCCGAGCAAACCATCGCCGAGCTGCGCGCGCTGGGCTTTCCTGCATGA